In Castanea sativa cultivar Marrone di Chiusa Pesio chromosome 6, ASM4071231v1, a single window of DNA contains:
- the LOC142639829 gene encoding uncharacterized protein LOC142639829, protein MVGHGGRGYNHFGAVGGGWVGSEEDEEGIMVEDPLSPLLFILVVEVLNRLLRSMEEEGLIKGFEVGNSEDDFVHLDVVDLFEAVSGLRVNLGKGEMVPVGDVENVTELADLLYCKVGSLPMIYLGMPLGVALNQWQFGILLWR, encoded by the exons ATGGTTGGTCATGGGGGTAGAGGATACAACCATTTTGGGGCTGTTGGAGGTGGGTGGGTTGGTTCTGAGGAGGATGAGGAG GGGATTATGGTAGAGGATCCATTATCCCCTTTGCTTTTCATCTTGGTTGTGGAGGTTCTTAATAGATTGTTGAGGAGCATGGAGGAGGAAGGTCTAATTAAAGGTTTTGAAGTGGGGAATTCTGAAGATG ATTTTGTACATTTGGATGTTGTCGACTTGTTTGAGGCGGTATCTGGGTTAAGAGTTAATTTGGGGAAAGGTGAGATGGTGCCAGTGGGTGACGTGGAGAATGTGACTGAATTGGCTGATCTTTTGTATTGTAAGGTGGGGTCTTTGCCAATGATTTACCTTGGCATGCCATTGGGGGTTGCTTTAAATCAATGGCAATTTGGGATCCTACTTTGGAGATAA